A genomic stretch from Hemibagrus wyckioides isolate EC202008001 linkage group LG02, SWU_Hwy_1.0, whole genome shotgun sequence includes:
- the epor gene encoding erythropoietin receptor codes for MSNDRIKILVLCALSWGLIANAGQNFESKVIQLLHDEQDNIKCFSETLKDFACFWEEERENSYNQQPFTFTYQYQNENSSKCAVSELPIHGASDKRLFLCNIPKPFSFVTLKLRVFQGGRELFNRTLTTERSILLDPPTNLTVVSTGKQGELMVSWLPPAVKYFVDSLIYEIRYVAKGIPMRKEIVTSTKFTLRGLQPSSKYKVLVRVKPDGISYGGYWSAWSDPEFGTTPPSDPLIVVLVLIIFLILILLSITVLLSHHKFLLKKLWPDIPSPEHKFPGLFTVYKGDFKKWLGHSSGSRWPVHVYTEELPSSLEVLSEVSLAPPLTNHTSPLRLESTPRTADFLREEPQNIEEADNQFVRQDVHTGFTDRWQEPPHSHWLMEQLKASQGHPEILSHSSLLESQDTYVTLNQNSQRARADVQRDDSFEESLPLQVLFASNGSSLMASDSDIGSLPQSSGSGTLSSQSSLEFSNNTWPPKGPGYTYMAVADSGVSMDYSPMSFSRITDMGNGTVYANEYKNDIPGHKRPLAGQPIQYGY; via the exons ATGTCCAATGACAGGATAAAGATCCTGGTGTTGTGCGCGCTTTCCTGGGGTTTAATCGCGAACGCGGGGCAGAATTTTGAAAGCAAAG TTATTCAGTTGCTTCATGATGAGCAGGACAACATTAAATGCTTTTCTGAGACTCTGAAGGACTTCGCCTGTTTCTGGGAAGAGGAGAGGGAAAATAGTTACAACCAACAACCATTCACCTTCACATACCAATACCA GAATGAGAACAGCAGTAAGTGTGCTGTGTCTGAACTGCCTATACATGGAGCTAGTGATAAAAGACTGTTCCTCTGCAATATCCCCAAACCGTTCAGTTTCGTTACCCTCAAGCTCCGGGTGTTTCAGGGGGGAAGAGAACTTTTCAACCGCACCCTCACCACTGAACGTTCTA ttctacTAGATCCTCCTACTAACCTGACTGTGGTGAGCACAGGGAAACAAGGGGAACTGATGGTGAGCTGGCTGCCTCCTGCTGTGAAGTACTTTGTTGACAGTCTGATATACGAAATCAGATATGTGGCGAAAGGGATTCCTATGAGGAAG gAAATAGTAACCAGCACAAAATTCACCCTGCGTGGCCTTCAACCAAGCAGCAAATACAAGGTGTTAGTCCGTGTCAAACCTGACGGCATCAGCTATGGAGGTTACTGGAGTGCTTGGTCAGATCCTGAGTTTGGGACTACACCCCCAAGTG ACCCCCTGATTGTGGTACTAGTACTCATCATCTTTCTGATCCTCATCCTGCTGTCTATCACTGTGCTTCTGTCCCACCACAA ATTCCTGCTAAAGAAACTGTGGCCTGACATCCCTTCTCCTGAGCACAAATTCCCAGGCCTCTTCACAGTCTACAAAGGAGACTTCAAG AAATGGCTTGGCCACAGTAGCGGCAGCAGATGGCCAGTTCATGTGTACACAGAGGAGCTTCCTTCCTCTCTGGAGGTGCTGTCTGAAGTCAGTTTAGCCCCACCACTGACAAATCACACATCTCCCCTGAGGTTGGAATCAACCCCTAGAACAGCTGACTTCCTGAGAGAAGAACCACAGAACATAGAAGAAGCAGACAATCAATTTGTGAGACAGGATGTGCATACAGGTTTCACTGACAGATGGCAAGAACCTCCACACAGCCACTGGTTGATGGAGCAGCTGAAGGCTTCTCAGGGGCATCCAGAGATCCTTTCCCATTCATCACTACTTGAGTCACAAGACACCTATGTCACCCTCAACCAGAACTCCCAGCGTGCCCGGGCAGATGTGCAAAGGGATGATAGCTTTGAGGAGTCATTGCCCCTGCAGGTCCTGTTTGCTAGCAATGGGTCCTCCTTGATGGCTTCAGATTCTGACATCGGCTCCCTCCCGCAAAGTTCCGGCTCAGGAACACTTTCATCACAGTCAAGCCTTGAATTTTCAAACAACACATGGCCTCCCAAAGGGCCAGGATATACCTACATGGCTGTGGCAGACTCAGGAGTCTCCATGGACTACAGTCCAATGAGCTTCAGCAGAATAACAGACATGGGGAATGGCACTGTCTATGCCAACGAGTACAAAAATGATATTCCTGGACACAAGCGACCACTCGCTGGTCAACCCATCCAGTATGGATATTGA
- the swsap1 gene encoding ATPase SWSAP1 isoform X2, giving the protein MVGDENITRSVLLLTAITAASELGFRVMFLTQNQIQSLPVTVQDSFTPLKPDSLKKIRFVYPKTLEDLMEDVASLHELVPETAPLPSLLIVDGVERYLCVQDRPQQDCQSTAAHIVALLHDTAAFLEDRSEKSQQPACRVIVSYQPEWEGRGSDAFALDSILSVLERYLQVRCSLHKVLNSGEAQNEWLLYLSGPGLQVDGYGNGEKCLGLQWRVVMQLNGTLDFKPENAQKEETSQVQESECGN; this is encoded by the exons ATGGTGGGAGATGAAAACATCACCAGGTCTGTGTTACTCCTGACAGCTATAACTGCAGCTTCAGAACTGGGATTCAGAGTGATGTTTCTTACACAAAATCAAATCCAGAGCCTTCCAGTAACTGTGCAAGATTCATTCACACCTCTCAAGCCTGACAGTCTGAAG AAAATCAGGTTTGTGTATCCCAAGACATTGGAGGATCTGATGGAGGATGTGGCGTCCCTTCACGAGCTGGTGCCTGAGACTGCACCACTTCCTTCCTTGCTAATCGTAGATGGAGTGGAGCGCTACTTGTGTGTCCAGGACAGACCACAGCAAGATTGTCAGAGTACAGCTGCTCACATCGTAGCCCTCCTGCATGACACTGCTGCTTTCCTCGAGGACAGAAGTGAAAAAAGCCAGCAACCGGCATGCAGGGTCATTGTGTCCTATCAGCCTGAGTGGGAAGGACGAGGAAGTGATGCATTTGCCCTGGATTCTATCCTCTCAGTCCTGGAGCGCTATCTGCAGGTGAGGTGCAGCTTACACAAAGTTCTAAATAGCGGAGAAGCACAGAACGAGTGGCTGCTGTATCTTTCGGGTCCAGGACTGCAAGTTGATGGCTATGGTAATGGAGAGAAATGTTTGGGTTTGCAGTGGCGTGTGGTGATGCAGCTTAATGGCACACTGGATTTCAAGCCAGAAAATGCACAGAAAGAGGAGACCTCTCAGGTTCAAGAATCTGAGTGTGGAAATTAA
- the swsap1 gene encoding ATPase SWSAP1 isoform X1: MVDILNVVFQRYGSQLHASGDIKVCPQQERGTLMVGDENITRSVLLLTAITAASELGFRVMFLTQNQIQSLPVTVQDSFTPLKPDSLKKIRFVYPKTLEDLMEDVASLHELVPETAPLPSLLIVDGVERYLCVQDRPQQDCQSTAAHIVALLHDTAAFLEDRSEKSQQPACRVIVSYQPEWEGRGSDAFALDSILSVLERYLQVRCSLHKVLNSGEAQNEWLLYLSGPGLQVDGYGNGEKCLGLQWRVVMQLNGTLDFKPENAQKEETSQVQESECGN, from the exons ATGGTTGACATACTGAATGTCGTTTTCCAGCGGTATGGTTCACAGCTACACGCGTCAGGTGATATAAAGGTCTGTCCTCAACAGGAGAGAGGCACTTTAATGGTGGGAGATGAAAACATCACCAGGTCTGTGTTACTCCTGACAGCTATAACTGCAGCTTCAGAACTGGGATTCAGAGTGATGTTTCTTACACAAAATCAAATCCAGAGCCTTCCAGTAACTGTGCAAGATTCATTCACACCTCTCAAGCCTGACAGTCTGAAG AAAATCAGGTTTGTGTATCCCAAGACATTGGAGGATCTGATGGAGGATGTGGCGTCCCTTCACGAGCTGGTGCCTGAGACTGCACCACTTCCTTCCTTGCTAATCGTAGATGGAGTGGAGCGCTACTTGTGTGTCCAGGACAGACCACAGCAAGATTGTCAGAGTACAGCTGCTCACATCGTAGCCCTCCTGCATGACACTGCTGCTTTCCTCGAGGACAGAAGTGAAAAAAGCCAGCAACCGGCATGCAGGGTCATTGTGTCCTATCAGCCTGAGTGGGAAGGACGAGGAAGTGATGCATTTGCCCTGGATTCTATCCTCTCAGTCCTGGAGCGCTATCTGCAGGTGAGGTGCAGCTTACACAAAGTTCTAAATAGCGGAGAAGCACAGAACGAGTGGCTGCTGTATCTTTCGGGTCCAGGACTGCAAGTTGATGGCTATGGTAATGGAGAGAAATGTTTGGGTTTGCAGTGGCGTGTGGTGATGCAGCTTAATGGCACACTGGATTTCAAGCCAGAAAATGCACAGAAAGAGGAGACCTCTCAGGTTCAAGAATCTGAGTGTGGAAATTAA
- the znf653 gene encoding zinc finger protein 653 isoform X1: protein MATVCSEIAASLGSKDSGNEIHAILRRCRGRPRLSDTDRARRRLESRKKYDVRRVYLGESHKVWSDLRQKTCMSDAGLAEYLILLNSVYGERYQQKYCVKNFPELCRNPKKGKKVVATSLHSLVSWYQQHCQMCSHEPELRSVEPTLGLSTTVVWQCDAEHSFIQHISWPVCGSSETDEDDNNAVLEPEKKTAVRTKATAESNQRTLADTEDELETATAEVSKVAQQMSSTAFSQLPESHSEAVASSTPLGDQVMWETEAEREHDLALADCENEARDDFPLMEASNSKPQVLGGHGTGTDGYECVVVTAALMESLHEPDGASHLMGGIEENGARLVSGSITHNHTAATPVQAELYESQALQNMVGSCELPDQHATLQGSQLIIITGSSYEAMTSEGIELNVGGGDVEGVTCTVIEGMSYNQMCHSDTIVQNSISHTDTITDLSEKQLLEPSEESHSQKDIQCSLSRSKRSRQGPVIEADGMLKMFHCPYEGCSQVYVALSSYQNHVNLVHRKGRTKVCPHPGCGKKFYLSNHLHRHMIIHSGVRDFICETCGKSFKRKNHLEVHRRTHTGETPLQCEICGYQCRQRASLNWHMKKHTSEAHYNYTCEYCGKRFEKLDSVKFHKLKSHPDRQTT, encoded by the exons ATGGCGACTGTGTGCTCAGAAATAGCCGCTAGTCTGGGCTCCAAAGACTCCGGGAATGAAATCCATGCTATTTTACGGCGGTGTAGGGGTCGCCCCAGGCTGTCGGACACAGACCGAGCTCGAAGACGACTCGAATCCCGGAAAAAGTACGATGTTCGACGAGTTTACCTCGGAGAATCACACAAGGTCTGGAGCGACCTGAGACAGAAAACATGCATGAGCGACGCCGGACTGGCCGAGTACTTAATCCTGCTGAACTCAGTTTACGGAGAAAGATATCAGCAGAAATACTGCGT GAAAAACTTCCCAGAACTTTGCAGAAATCCGAAAAAAG GGAAGAAGGTGGTCGCCACAAGCTTGCACAGCTTGGTGAGCTGGTATCAGCAGCACTGCCAGATGTGTTCCCATGAGCCCGAGTTACGGTCTGTGGAGCCAACGCTAGGCCTGTCCACTACCGTGGTATGGCAGTGTGATGCTGAGCATTCATTCATACAGCACATTTCATGGCCTGTGTGTGGGAGTAGTGAGACTGATGAGGACGACAACAATGCCGTGCTAGAGCCAGAGAAAAAGACAGCTGTCCGGACTAAAGCAACAGCTGAGAGCAACCAAAGGACACTGGCAG ATACAGAGGATGAGCTGGAGACTGCCACAGCAGAGGTTTCCAAAGTGGCTCAACAGATGTCCTCCACTGCTTTCAGTCAACTCCCCGAATCCCACAGTGAAGCTGTCGCATCCTCAACCCCCCTGGGAGACCAGGTCATGTGGGAAACGGAAGCAGAACGAGAACACGACCTGGCCTTGGCTGACTGTGAAAATGAAGCAAGAGATGACTTTCCTTTGATGGAGGCGAGCAACTCGAAGCCTCAAGTTTTAGGAGGTCATGGTACTGGGACAGATGGTTATGAATGTGTGGTGGTCACAGCGGCTTTGATGGAAAGCCTGCATGAACCGGACGGAGCCAGTCATTTGATGGGGGGCATAGAAGAGAATGGAGCACGACTAGTCTCGGGTAGTATAACCCACAACCACACAGCAGCCACTCCGGTACAAGCAGAGCTCTATGAATCACAGGCACTGCAGAACATGGTGGGCAGCTGTGAGCTACCAGACCAGCATGCTACACTTCAGGGCTCACAG CTGATCATAATCACAGGATCCAGTTACGAAGCGATGACATCTGAAGGCATTGAGCTCAATGTGGGTGGTGGAGATGTGGAGGGGGTCACGTGCACAGTGATCGAGGGGATGTCCTACAATCAGATGTGCCATTCAGACACAATAGTCCAGAATAGCATCTCGCACACAGATACCATAACAG acctgAGTGAAAAACAGCTGTTGGAGCCTAGTGAAGAATCCCACAGTCAGAAAGATATTCAATGCTCTCTCAGCAG GTCTAAGAGGAGTCGTCAAGGTCCAGTTATTGAAGCAGACGGCATGCTGAAAATGTTCCACTGTCCATATGAGGGCTGCAGCCAGGTGTACGTGGCCCTCAGCAGCTACCAG aaTCATGTGAACCTGGTCCACAGGAAAGGCAGGACAAAAGTGTGTCCACATCCCGGCTGTGGGAAGAAGTTTTACCTGTCTAACCATCTGCATCGCCATATGATTATTCACTCGG GAGTGCGAGACTTCATCTGCGAGACCTGTGGCAAGTCTTTTAAACGCAAGAACCATTTAGAGGTGCACAGGCGCACTCACACCGGAGAGACGCCTTTACA GTGTGAGATCTGTGGTTATCAGTGTCGGCAGCGTGCTTCCCTCAACTGGCATATGAAGAAACACACCTCTGAggcacactacaactacacctGCGAGTACTGCGGCAAGCGCTTTGAGAAACTCGACAGTGTGAAGTTCCATAAGCTGAAAAGCCatcctgacagacagaccactTGA
- the znf653 gene encoding zinc finger protein 653 isoform X2, whose amino-acid sequence MATVCSEIAASLGSKDSGNEIHAILRRCRGRPRLSDTDRARRRLESRKKYDVRRVYLGESHKVWSDLRQKTCMSDAGLAEYLILLNSVYGERYQQKYCVKNFPELCRNPKKGKKVVATSLHSLVSWYQQHCQMCSHEPELRSVEPTLGLSTTVVWQCDAEHSFIQHISWPVCGSSETDEDDNNAVLEPEKKTAVRTKATAESNQRTLAEDELETATAEVSKVAQQMSSTAFSQLPESHSEAVASSTPLGDQVMWETEAEREHDLALADCENEARDDFPLMEASNSKPQVLGGHGTGTDGYECVVVTAALMESLHEPDGASHLMGGIEENGARLVSGSITHNHTAATPVQAELYESQALQNMVGSCELPDQHATLQGSQLIIITGSSYEAMTSEGIELNVGGGDVEGVTCTVIEGMSYNQMCHSDTIVQNSISHTDTITDLSEKQLLEPSEESHSQKDIQCSLSRSKRSRQGPVIEADGMLKMFHCPYEGCSQVYVALSSYQNHVNLVHRKGRTKVCPHPGCGKKFYLSNHLHRHMIIHSGVRDFICETCGKSFKRKNHLEVHRRTHTGETPLQCEICGYQCRQRASLNWHMKKHTSEAHYNYTCEYCGKRFEKLDSVKFHKLKSHPDRQTT is encoded by the exons ATGGCGACTGTGTGCTCAGAAATAGCCGCTAGTCTGGGCTCCAAAGACTCCGGGAATGAAATCCATGCTATTTTACGGCGGTGTAGGGGTCGCCCCAGGCTGTCGGACACAGACCGAGCTCGAAGACGACTCGAATCCCGGAAAAAGTACGATGTTCGACGAGTTTACCTCGGAGAATCACACAAGGTCTGGAGCGACCTGAGACAGAAAACATGCATGAGCGACGCCGGACTGGCCGAGTACTTAATCCTGCTGAACTCAGTTTACGGAGAAAGATATCAGCAGAAATACTGCGT GAAAAACTTCCCAGAACTTTGCAGAAATCCGAAAAAAG GGAAGAAGGTGGTCGCCACAAGCTTGCACAGCTTGGTGAGCTGGTATCAGCAGCACTGCCAGATGTGTTCCCATGAGCCCGAGTTACGGTCTGTGGAGCCAACGCTAGGCCTGTCCACTACCGTGGTATGGCAGTGTGATGCTGAGCATTCATTCATACAGCACATTTCATGGCCTGTGTGTGGGAGTAGTGAGACTGATGAGGACGACAACAATGCCGTGCTAGAGCCAGAGAAAAAGACAGCTGTCCGGACTAAAGCAACAGCTGAGAGCAACCAAAGGACACTGGCAG AGGATGAGCTGGAGACTGCCACAGCAGAGGTTTCCAAAGTGGCTCAACAGATGTCCTCCACTGCTTTCAGTCAACTCCCCGAATCCCACAGTGAAGCTGTCGCATCCTCAACCCCCCTGGGAGACCAGGTCATGTGGGAAACGGAAGCAGAACGAGAACACGACCTGGCCTTGGCTGACTGTGAAAATGAAGCAAGAGATGACTTTCCTTTGATGGAGGCGAGCAACTCGAAGCCTCAAGTTTTAGGAGGTCATGGTACTGGGACAGATGGTTATGAATGTGTGGTGGTCACAGCGGCTTTGATGGAAAGCCTGCATGAACCGGACGGAGCCAGTCATTTGATGGGGGGCATAGAAGAGAATGGAGCACGACTAGTCTCGGGTAGTATAACCCACAACCACACAGCAGCCACTCCGGTACAAGCAGAGCTCTATGAATCACAGGCACTGCAGAACATGGTGGGCAGCTGTGAGCTACCAGACCAGCATGCTACACTTCAGGGCTCACAG CTGATCATAATCACAGGATCCAGTTACGAAGCGATGACATCTGAAGGCATTGAGCTCAATGTGGGTGGTGGAGATGTGGAGGGGGTCACGTGCACAGTGATCGAGGGGATGTCCTACAATCAGATGTGCCATTCAGACACAATAGTCCAGAATAGCATCTCGCACACAGATACCATAACAG acctgAGTGAAAAACAGCTGTTGGAGCCTAGTGAAGAATCCCACAGTCAGAAAGATATTCAATGCTCTCTCAGCAG GTCTAAGAGGAGTCGTCAAGGTCCAGTTATTGAAGCAGACGGCATGCTGAAAATGTTCCACTGTCCATATGAGGGCTGCAGCCAGGTGTACGTGGCCCTCAGCAGCTACCAG aaTCATGTGAACCTGGTCCACAGGAAAGGCAGGACAAAAGTGTGTCCACATCCCGGCTGTGGGAAGAAGTTTTACCTGTCTAACCATCTGCATCGCCATATGATTATTCACTCGG GAGTGCGAGACTTCATCTGCGAGACCTGTGGCAAGTCTTTTAAACGCAAGAACCATTTAGAGGTGCACAGGCGCACTCACACCGGAGAGACGCCTTTACA GTGTGAGATCTGTGGTTATCAGTGTCGGCAGCGTGCTTCCCTCAACTGGCATATGAAGAAACACACCTCTGAggcacactacaactacacctGCGAGTACTGCGGCAAGCGCTTTGAGAAACTCGACAGTGTGAAGTTCCATAAGCTGAAAAGCCatcctgacagacagaccactTGA